A window of Magallana gigas chromosome 8, xbMagGiga1.1, whole genome shotgun sequence genomic DNA:
acAGAAGTAGAATGTTTTCTAACGTGTTTGGACATTGTGTTATTAAGTATATTTACAaggtaaaaattcaattttgaagaTGAAGCAGCCATGATGGATCTGAATGATGTAGACTTTGATGAGGATCTTGGTATCAAGAAAGAAGAAACTAATGAGAAATTGGTCAAACCAAAAAAGGAAATATCCATGTGAGTAAAAGCTGTATGCACATTGCCAATTAGTGAAgaattgaattacatgtacttatgattttacaattttcacattttcagtCCATTTGAAACACTGTctacaggatgggagaaatatcaaaatgactCTCAGGAGGAATCTGTGGCAGAGGTCAAAGTTGACACATCAGAGCTGCCATTGGTTACTTCATCTAATGGGGAACAAGTCCTGCGATTCTATTGGCTGGATGCTTATGAAGATCCATATAGCAGTCCAGGTATTTGTACTGTACAGTTTATATGGAAAATAAGGAGATGAATGTAATGATAAAGCAGATGTGCATTTGTAAGTCAGACGGTAAATTTAGAAATGTATATTTCcatgtattgtaatttttcaGGCACTGTTTACTTATTTGGAAAGGTTTGGATAGAGAAAGCCAAAGTCTATGTGAGCTGTTGTGTGACTGTGAAGAATATAGAGAGGAGAATATATGTACTTCCCAGATCAACAGTAGGTGTTTCTAGATTTCAGATTTATTTCACATGTAagataaggtaaaaaaaaaaaatgtgctgaGAGATCTGGCTTTCTCTTTTATAGCTTTGATTTTTCTTATGATCCTgtataatgttaattttgtcGCCATCATTACCACATGTATACGCTGAACATTGTAATTTTAGGTTATCTTGTTCTTAAGATTTCCATAGATTAGcatgaaagtttttaaaaactttataaacTTGTAAGTTGTAACGAAGTTTGAAAGTTTGgtataaaaagtattttaagagtgatgataaaaataacagtTTTGCAATTGCTTTTTGTTCACTGATGTGCATGCACATGAATTTTCTTGATTCTTACAGAGAAAGAACTTGAAGTCTGGCTCTGACACTGGGATAGATGTCACCATGGTTGATGTGTACTCTGAGTTCAATGAGAAAATAGCGGAAAAGTTCAAGATACCAAAGTTCAAGTCCAAGGTAATGGAGAGCTTTAGTTATTGATGCAAAGATGTGCTATGATCAATATAATTAACTGCTTCAAGAACTTGTATTAGACAGTGTAAATGTGCATTTTGTAGAAAGTCACCAAGCAGTATGCGTTCGAGAAGGTTGATGTTCCAGTGGAGTCTGATTATTTAGAGATCAGGTTTGGGGTAAATATCAGATGTTATTAAGCCTCCTGGGGAAAACTGTTTTTACCTATAATACTTTAGATattaaaattactaaaaatgTACTGATTTTTAATACAGGCAGAGATTCCACCATTACCCAGGGATTTAGAAGGAGAGACGTTCAGTCATGTATTTGGCACTCACACATCATGGTGAGATCAGGAATTTTGAATACCAAacctatatatttacatgaattgaTGTGAAATTGAAAGTGTAAAAGAAGCCTGCATAAATAGAATGCATGTACATTATGAACTTTCTTGTGAATTTTGAGGAGGGAGAATATTATATGTGATATTGTATTTCAGTTTGGAGCTTTTGCTTATTGATTCCAAAATGAAAGGACCTGGATGGTTGGACATTAAGCTTCCTCGTGAGTTAACATCGGAATAAgcaatatgtttataaatagcTTGACATTGGAAAGTATGTTTTTTGAGACAAGTTTGTTTTATCCAACTTGACCTGACATCTACCTTTTCATTGTAGAGATAGTAAACCCCCAAGTCAGCTGGTGTAAAATAGAGGTagctaaaaaatatttatcgaaAGTAAAATTGACAATGTACATGAAATATGTATCTGTataattacattgtacatgtaacatttggTATATCTAAATGTgtgtttacataaaattgatTGATAGGTCAGCATCAGTAAGCCAGAGTTGTTGTCAGTTGTTAGTGACCAGCAGCTGACCCCGCCTCCTCTTGTCGTCATGACGTTAAACCTTAGGACCCTCCCCAACcacaaaaatcatcaaaatgaaGTAAGTACAAGAAAAGATAGCAGCCCCATCATCACCAAAATTTTCACATCACTCAACTCGGTCCTCAACTcaaatctttaaaagaaaagtatataaGTTTGAGGACAAAACTCAGACTTGAGTCTGAGCAATGACTTCAGGAAAGTTGGTGACAGCAGGGATTGTTCacttatgtaaacatgtaaatgGTGTTTCGATAGATACAGACTTCTTTATATTGTGCTCTTTGCGACCTAGAAAAAAACTTATAaagtatctaaaaatttgagATACAGGGGTTAAAATTCATAAAGTAACAGTGATTGGGACTTTCAACTCCCTTTGACATACCCATGATATTCAGTATGTTGATGTAAGAGATATTCAAAGTTCAATTTTATGAGCCAAAAATCCATCCTGTACATACATTAGTTATACCAAAGTCTCTAAAAGAGGTCAGAGGAAGGTAAATGGAAACATGATCTCAGAAATTGCGAATAACCATGAAGTAATTCTGTGTTTCAGATTGTAGCAGCCACCTGTCTTGTCCAGGAATCTTTCAGTATCGATAAACCTGCACCAAAAAACCCATTCCAACAACATTTCTGTGGTAACTTATGTTGatattgttgtatttttatgtaCAATGATGATTCTTTTATGGTATACATGTGTAAATTAGAATGGGACAATTATGCTGCATCTTAAAATCAACAGATAATATCTTAAATTTGATCATAGTTCCACCTTGATGCATATTTTTACCTACACTTagttgttaaataaaaaatcttatcttCACAAAATTGTCATCTTTacataattgaataattttgcttttttttttttttctgttttttgttaTTTGAGTTATTGCCTAATACTTTAATATTAAAGATTATTTGTTTCAGTTTTAACAAAACCCAGTGATAGTCTTTTTCCATTTGACTTTCGAGAGAAGCTTCAAAAAGAGGTATGTcctgaataaaaaaagaattgatctgctgtataaaaaaaaatactcttaTGATTATCTggatataatatttaattttgctgtttaaaaaaaatgcttttcttGTACTGTTTGAAGGGAAAGAAATTACGGGTTGAAATGCTTCCCAATGAAAGAGCCTTAATGGGATTCCTTTTGGCCAAGATTCATAAATTAGACCCAGATGTCATTGTAGTAAGTTTCTTGAAATACAATAACCTCTTTTTGTGTGACTTTTCTTAGAATTTGAATAATGTACTTTGATATGagacttttacatgtatttcacagGGGTGAATTTTCAGAATTTTGTCATGCCAGAATCTTTTTATTATAGGGACATGACAtctttggatttgatttagatTTAATCCTCCACAGAATAAATGCCAACAAAGTTCCTCACTGGTCAAAAATTGGGAGACTCAAAAGAACCAAAATGCCAAAATTATCAGTAAGGAAGATTTGTGGATACGCTttagtgtaaaaaaaattccttcttCTATTGCATAGAATGCCTCCTCCCATGCAGTATCCTTACATTGTGAATGATTTAGAATATGTGTGTGTGATATACACGGTAGTACATAAGGCAAAATAATAGGTGATTTATTCACAGCTATATTACATCACATGCTACTGCATTAATTacttttattacaattttgagAAGGGAATATCTTGATTATTAAAGCTagcaaaaaaaaacctgtaaaagAATTATTCCCCTGCTCAAATCTTGCAATAAAAGAAAATCCCTACCTGCTGCATGGAATTACATTTGGAAAAATTGTGCCTGTGAAactaaagatttttttccaCTATAACTTCATTTAACGGTACTTAcatgaaatgtttaaataggGACCCGGTCACAGAGGGTTTGCTGATAAAACAGCAGCCTGTGGGCGACTTGTGTGTGACATTAAATTGTCGGCCAAGGAACTCATCAGATCCCGGAGTTACGACCTCACGGAACTAGCCAATGTCATACTGAAGTCCAAGAGGCTGGAGTTAGACTATGATCAGATAcgcaacatgtacatgtaagaaccAATCATTATACCTCAAAACTCTTTCTTCTTTGACtgctacatgtaattatacccccgctccgaaggagagggggtatactgttttacccttgtgtgtctgtctgtctgtccgtccgtctgtctgtccgtccgtaacaaaaatttctgtcgcatttatctcagcaactatttatcgcagatgcttgaaattttaacacagtgtttgttaaggcatgccatatcgtgggatatatttttgtaccaatcggacgtcaacttcctgtaaaatgacgactttgcttattttttaaccaaaattttcaaacaaattttcgtcaaagatttctcagcaactgtttatcgcagatgcttgaaatttttacacaatatttgtataggcatgccatatcgtgggatatatttttgtaccaatcagacgtcaacttcctgttaaatgacgacattgtttatttttagcaaaaattttcaaacaaatttccgtcaaagaattctcagcaactatttatcgcagatgcttgaaatttttacacagtatttgtataggcatgctttatcatgggatgtatttttgtaccaatcagacgtcaacttcctgttaaatgacgactgtttattttttgccaaaattttcaaacaaatttccgtcaaagaattctcagcaactatttatcggagatgctttaaattttaacacactatttgtttaggcatgccatattgtgggatatatttttgtaccaatcggacgtcatctttctgttaaatgagtactttgtttattttagcctaaattttcaaacaaattttcctcaaagatttctcagcagctatttatcgcagatgcttgaaattttaacacactatttgtttaggcatgccatattgtgggatatatttctgtaccaatcgaatgccagctttctgttaaatgtcgactttgcttattttgcatattcacatcagtgcgggggtatcactagtgagcattggctcacagatatcttgtttcttCTGTTTTGGTATTGTATATCTGAAATATGGTGATGTGATTTTGTATATGATTTTAGGTCATCACAACAGTTACTTCAGTTACTCGAGTTAACGTTGATGGATTCTACATACATTTTGCGAATTCTGTACGAGTTAAATGTTCTTCCATTGGCTCTTCAGATTACCAGCATCTGTGGAAATGTGATGGTAAGCAAATCTCTTTTAAAAGATCTTGTTTTATATCATACTTGTTTTGTATGAAATCGCTCAGATACATGTAGTAAGATTCTGTGTATATTGTGacttaaaaagtttattttatctAAAGACAAGAACGTTACTTGGAGGGCGGTCAGAGAGAAATGAGTATCTACTGCTGCATGCCTTTACAGAGAAAAATTTCATCGTTCCAGATAAAGAGTACAAAAAGACGGTAGTGGTAAGTTTGTTCTGagaaatatatgtatgtgtAATTGGATATATCTATTGATTGTTTCCCCCGTATTGTCCATTGATGTAGTTGAAAGtcttgtttttaagttattttgatatcttATATCATGAAGTGGCATTACTtaataattacagtatttacCATGCTAATGAACACTTCCAATTCATAGTTagtaaaaattttgataaaaatttacatgtacaattatgtGCTTAATGAAACTGATTTGAATGACTAAACAGAAAGAGGCAATAGATGATGACGAAGCAGAGGATGGTGGGAAGGGAGGTAAATCCAGCGGCCGACGGAAACCTGCCTATGCTGGGGGTCTTGTTTTGGATCCCAAGAAAGGTACGAAcacaaaaaagttctagttattatcgATTTGATCATTAAGCATCTTTAAAGTAATGACAGATACCTTGTTTTAACATGTATGAATAATGAGACTTTGGCTCTGTTGTAGGATTCTATGACAAGTATATTTTGTTGCTGGACTTTAACAGTCTTTACCCCTCCATTATACAAGAGTACAACATCTGTTTTACCACAGTTAGCAGAAACGCTGTACAACAGGTAGGGATTGTCATAGAACTTAAGATATTGTCAGATATTTCCATCTCATGCATTTCTGATTTACATTTActacagtactgatcagacccaacctgacagaaagtaaacccctgGGCTTCAGGGTTGGCAAAAAAGCGGGAAATACTCATATTTCCCAGGACGGTGGGAAATACTGgtaattcccgggaattactggtatttcctgggaaatactgggaaataaagTACAACTACATATTATAGTACTTCATACTTAAGACATTAGTCTTAATTAAATCTGTAGGGATGTAGACAATAGTACACCTTGTCAGCAATGACATTTTATaatgttctttgattttaacaagttttgacTGGTCAGTAATGCATTGGTTATCTCTTATGAATACTCAAAACATGGTTCATTCATATAccattgtaatttgtttttaaggcTTTAATCAGGTATAGGTGCATCTACACAGTTATCATAAACATGATATCAAAGGTTCCATTTTCTGGTTATTTGGTGAATATGAAAATGGGGCAagcaaattgtgaaaaaaaaagtgtgacTGTGTCACTACCTCAGTATGAAACACACCTAAGAAGAAGCCAATTAGCCCCACTCATAGTCTATATCTCCCCAAAACAGGAGCACAAAACTGTCAagtgtaattatttattaaaacaacatgtgtgattattgaatttttacttGTAACACCTACActaattataacagtttattttgtgctttgaattataaatctgtaaaacacaaaacttgaggttaaaaaaaaaatggactaAAATTTGTACATTAGCAGCTATAGAAATCTTTTGGAATAGGTGATCTGGTgaatttaagatttataaactgGCAGTGAAATGGGGAAGTATAATAAATTGGTTTTTGATGCTTACTGTTCATATCTTTTATCATAAACATAAGTTTTACATTGAACaaactaaagaaataaaaattataaatttgtatttcccagtatttcccagTTTAGTGGAAAACAGTAGTATTTACCGGGAtgggaaataccggtatttaccacCGGTAATTCCCAGCACTGGTATTTCCCGGCCAACCCTGCTGGGcttacttcgggtttactagagtggacccagagaaAACCCAGAATGGACACAGGGTAAACCctgatcagaagtatacccttGAGCGCAGAAGCTACTGTGTATTCAGAATATACAAGAGGCAAGAATTAGAGGCAGTAGGATGATTAGATAAaagacaggtctgcttcacacttcagtgcctACAGTTGACGTCAAAAGCAATATCCAAGTAACCCCAAAGTAAACCTTGaatggacccaaattttcaaaaagtgaacCCCAAAAATAAACCTGGGGTTCAGTCGGGGTTTACTCTTGTGTTAAGTTGGGTCTGGTTGGTACTTTATTTATTGAACATGTATCGAACAAGAATGCTTTAATCACAGGCATGTCTGATTGATACAAGTACTTAAAAGTGGTTATTAATGCTGGTGGTTTAGTACATGTTTTCCTTAGTCAAACAGTATGAGTTGGTATTAAATATGCTATTGCGTGATTTACCACTTTAAAGTTTGTAATGTTGTAAACATGCGCGTGGGGATATTTTACGCAGTTTTAAGCTTACCAggtattgtttaattttcccactcgtaaataaccactttacAGTATATACTATTcatggtatttttcaaaagttgcaCCAGTATTGAACAAGAGTTTGTTCTGATTAACAGAGTGAAAAAGATGATGAGGAGCCAATAATAGAGCTACCTGACAAAGACCTGGAGCCTGGCATCCTGCCAACAGAGATCAGAAAACTGGTGGAGAGCAGACGACAGGTCAAACAGCTGATGAAGGGCGACATCTCAAACGAGCAGTACATGCAGGTGATTAACAATCTGGAGACAGATATAAATTCAGATTGTCTACTCACCTTCACTTTTAACTTATTTTTGATCCCAGAAAGAaagttatattttgtttaataattatcCCCGTTTTAGATTGGTTCATTAAAAATTAGGGCAAATGGAGGGAAATATCTCTGTATACACCACTTGCTTGTCTTTTACATGTCCTTGACTTTATTTTACGACATTTCAGTATGACATCAGACAGAAAGCTCTGAAGCTGACTGCCAACAGTATGTACGGTTGTCTGGGATTTAGCCACTCCAGGTTCTTTGCCAAACCTTTAGCAGCACTTATTACAGCAAAGGGTAGAGAGGTCAGTGTCaaaaatacagtatatataaGATATTGATAAGTGAGTTACAAAATTGTATTGCATAcaaaccatatacatgtagttcttgTAGTTCAATACATGTAAAGGAGCCTGAAATAAATCTTTCATTATTgttgtgaaaaaaatcaatgaaaattttcatattttgcatttggAAGATAACATTTATCCAGTTACTCTCTTTTACAGATTTTGATGAAGACGAAAGACTTAGTGCAATCTGTAAGTAAGGTTTTAAACATAGAGCATATCAAACTTTTacacttttattttattctaattGCTTAAGTCCTTTTTCCTCCTTGTTACAGATGAATCTGGACGTTATCTATGGAGACACAGACTCCATCATGATCAACACTAACTGCAACGACATTGATGCTGTCTATAAAGTCGGCAATAAGGTTAGCTTATACATGGCTTCTACAATCTTCGAACATTGCATATACATGCACCTCGAAGATCACTGAAGCAtacttacacatgtacatgtagatcagGAGAAATGAGAAACACTTTTGATCGCTAAATTTGATAAAAGACTTTGTCAAAGAGGGACAATTTTACATGATTGATGTAAAGTTTACCTGTACCTGTTTATGTAGATGGAAAGAAAACATTGCTATTGGAGATTTCTTACTCTAAGATCTTGTCAAAGAGTGTTGTACTATATTTGACTGAATGTTGACAGGTGAAGTCTGAGGTGAACAAGCTGTACAAGCTGTTGGAGATCGACATTGACGGAGTGTTCAAGTCCATGTTGTTACTGAAGAAAAAGAAGTACGCTGCACTTAGTGTCTCCAAAGGACCGGACGGAAAGTACGTGGAGCACAAGGAACTGAAGGGGTTGGACATCGTCCGCAGGGACTGGAGTGACCTAGCCAAAGAGGCAGGAAAGTAGGTCAAATGGACTTTCTCTGACTCTTTACTCTAAAATATGACTACACACAAGATATTTAGAGCTAAATATAATGGTATGGATTCATTTAACTCTTAAATTAGGTTCACATTTACTTTGTGTATGCTGTGCTAATAATTTCAGATCAAATGCATGTCGTAGTAGACTGACTTACATGTAATGcaatgtacagtacatgtacttctttttTCTTAGCTTTTGACTTGTTGAACTTTGTTATTATTGATTACCACTAGTTTGAgttgaattaaatgaaaatgttcataTGTGCATTTTCTGTTCTTTTATGCCAATTTCAGCTGTTTGATTCCAtgaacatttcatttattaatgacTTAAACGATAACTCTGTTTTGCAGCTTTGTTGTGGAACAAATTTTGTCAGGGGAAACTCGGGAAACAATTGTTGAGAACATTCATAGCAAACTGATGGAAGTTGGAGAGAAAGTTAGAAATGGTGATATTCCAATAGAATTGTACTACATTACTAAGGtacagtatatatttacatgtaactataaagTATAGATTGTTCTTGCAAGGAGATCAAGATGATTAGATCAGTTAGTCATCTTATTTCCTTGAGAATATGCTATTTAAATCCATATTAATTactaaatatgattaattaattGTAGCAACTCACAAAAAATCCTGAGGATTACCCAGACAAGAAAAGTCTACCTCACGTTCAAGTAGCCCTGAGAGTCAACAGTAAGGGAGGAAAGAAAATGAAGGCAGGAGACACGGTGCCCTACATCATATGCGCGGTAAACTTTATTCATGGATTATGATTAAAGGTTCAATTTTCTTCCTTCATAGGACAATTAAAGtatatgtcatattttctttaacAAGGATGGTTCAACCTTGGCAGCATCACAGAGAGCATATCATCCAGAAGAGCTAGCAAAGAGTAACACCCTCACAGTCGGTTAGTGATGACGTAAACTATATATTCTTGACTTTACAATGTTGGTAAACCTCAGTAAATGTACAGTTATATGTCTATACAAATTAAGATGCTTTGTGCTTTTCTTTCAGACACTAAGTACTACCTCTCCCAGCAAGTCCACCCTGTTGTGTCCAGGCTGTGTGATCCGATAGAGGGCACGGACGCTGCTCATCTGGCCGAGTGTTTAGGTATGTATGCACTTTGTATACAATATAACTATCAAACTTGATGTATACAATAAACTACTTGATCAAGTTTATGCTAATTAATATTTGCAGGGCACCTCTGCATTGGTTTAATTGATCAAAGATTAAGAGGAATAacttggttaattttttttttggttggggGTAAAaatgagttattcccctttgctAAAACAACTCGGCATCAACCATatgcaaatatttataaaaaaaataataaatcaaacttaaaattatttctttttaacctAATGGTCTGAAGCACTGCAAATTtgttaataaaagaaatcaatgcGATATGAGTGATATATGTATAAGTGTTGGCCCAAAAATGTACTCTGATGCGGCATTACATCTAATACAGTGtcacaaaaatatgaaaagatgaaaatcaaaagttgCAGTATATAGATCAATGTTAAAACATaacagttttaatttcattgaagGTCTGGACCCATCAGGTTACAAACATACAGCCAGATATGATGAAGAGGATGAAGCTTTGCTCAATGGAACCGAAATTTCTGATGAAGAGAAATACAGAGACTGTGAGAGATTTAAGTTTGTGTGTCCCAACCCATTATGTGGTCGAGAAATTATTGTAGATGCTGCCTTCACTGGAGCTGTGAGTATTGttgcaaagaaaatatttgcataaaagCTGTAAAGAGAACATTATTTAGTCATTCAATTCGTAACTGAAGGATAAGTGGccaaatttgtttttactgaCTGAACTTTGCTTAACATTTTATTTGTGTCAaatttgacaaatttgaattaaataaagaaacatttgtACCTAGAATCATCTAACTATTCATATGTTGTTAATGTTTTATTACCCTACTTCATTCCATTCTCAAAGTAATCAATGAATTATTTCTCAAAGTAtccaataatacatgtacctgtatataaaGTTATTAAGTAGATgcaaatcattgaaaaaaaaaaaggattctGTGTTTGATGGTGCTCTTTTTCACGTTCAATCCCAtctactatatacatgtatacaatgtaaCACTGGGTTTCAGGGGGAGTGGACAGAATGTGCAATTGGTGTTTGTCCAAATAAGGAATGCAAGACTAAACTAGATGAGAAAACTCCCTACATCTGTAACAGACTACGCATGGACATTAGAAGGCACATACAGAAATATTACCAGGTGATATCAATATTCTTTTCTGTAAGGGTAAAATGATACAATGTCATCATGATTCGATGCAATTTTTGGTAAACATATTCATCAAATTTTGTTTCGATGATTATTGTTTTATTCCTTTATAACATGCAgtaaattacaatattatatattcatatattatatgtacataaagCCCCTTTAACAATTGGTGCtcgagcactttacaacactttgcaATCAGATAGTTTAGCTGCGCATGATATGTCTTGCATTTGTTGCATGTGTTTTAGTGGTCATATCAAGTCGCCTCAAAAAGATTCAAACGAAACGCTAATTGTCTTAAAAGGAAGTCGCttgcttttttggtgtagtagtatgTATCAGGGTCTAACCGGAAATCAATGtatgaatgaattttatattttataatttgtttatacCATGCCCTTTCGAAAATTCCCTCAGAAACATCTGTAAACTACTTGTATACAGCTGTTATTCGATAGTGTTTACTTTTGAGTTTAATTCAGTTTTAGTGGAgctgcaaaaaaaattattgttctaTTCTTGATGCAGATATCTGGGAATGGTGGTTGTCATCTGCGTTTTAACACgaaatctgcaaaattttcTCTATGTTGTGGTATATCTGTTCAAACTGGTTGAGACCTTGAAGACCTTAAAGATATTGAGCATATTTCAACTCAGTTGATTATACAATGTAGTAGCATGTTTAGTTACATCAAActccattttgaaaatataaaaatatcactcATGATTTGATTTAATGACCTGAGACACAGTAACCAATCAGAGAGCTTGTTCTATTGGGAATCATGTACACCTTTATTTTTAAcgaatcaaataaaaataatccgGAAAGACTCAAAGATTGTATGGAAGGCTTTGAATCGCTAAGAAGTCACATGTTGCATTAGTTCACCCCTCCTTATCTGTACACATGTAGGATTTCCGCTTTCTTCCATAAGCGACTGTTCAACAAGATAGTTAACTGTTATGTTCCTGTTTTGTTTAGGGGTGGCTAAAATGTGAAGATGCGGCGTGTGGAACAGTGACCAGAAGAGTTCCCCTGACCTTCCAGAGAGGTCATCCTGTGTGCCACGCCTGTCATCGGGGGCTTCTCCACCCACTGGTAAAAATCTCTATGCATGTTGTCTATATACAGCTTTATACAGTTGTATACACGACCTCTATACAAATAGAGACTGTTTGTTGTCCACATTCAGAATTATACATTTGAAGAAGTCACTTGGATGTCTAAACACATGGCCTCTATACATGTGTAGACAGTTGTCAACATACATATCTCTATACATGTGTAAACTGTCAGTTGCCTTCACACATGACCTCTATACATGTGTAGGCTGGCTCTCAGTTGTCTACACACATGACTTCTATACATGTGTAGACTTGTTCTTCTACACATGTGTAGACTGTCAGTTGTCTACACACATGATCTCTATAACACGTAAAGAAGTCACTTAGTTGTATACTTacatcattgtacatgtattgattgtCTACACTCATGCTGATTTTCTTGTAGTATACAGACACCATGTTGTACACACAGCTGTGCTTTTATGAACACATCTTTGATGCTGATAAAGCTCTCAAGTCCATGGCAGATGGCACAGAAAAAAGTATGTACATGTGACAGTATTAAGTAACCATTAATAGTTGTCAGTATTAAGTAAACATTAATAGTTGTCAgtat
This region includes:
- the LOC105343069 gene encoding DNA polymerase alpha catalytic subunit isoform X1; this translates as MAPAPEKDDGTNDQDDVQVEQGLAKSRSRREKRDRGGRSAALERLKKVKETGEKHKYDVEEEKNVYDIVNEDEYSEIVRQRQDDDWIVDDDGAGYVEDGREIFDDDLSEEPGANKGKKEEKKKSKNPNIVRPGSKPKTTIKSMFAAQSSTGGSKLKSEKDVSLANDDLLGDLMEELHQGPADGMMKPLPIKLKKKGFSATKSPLNPFNTNIPSSGAQPVKKKPIIKTEPRAVPIKLEPRSLPRPNIPDPEDNFDEVDGIDMGMGPAVKQEIVEDLPQSSECQDEAAMMDLNDVDFDEDLGIKKEETNEKLVKPKKEISIPFETLSTGWEKYQNDSQEESVAEVKVDTSELPLVTSSNGEQVLRFYWLDAYEDPYSSPGTVYLFGKVWIEKAKVYVSCCVTVKNIERRIYVLPRSTRKNLKSGSDTGIDVTMVDVYSEFNEKIAEKFKIPKFKSKKVTKQYAFEKVDVPVESDYLEIRFGAEIPPLPRDLEGETFSHVFGTHTSCLELLLIDSKMKGPGWLDIKLPQIVNPQVSWCKIEVSISKPELLSVVSDQQLTPPPLVVMTLNLRTLPNHKNHQNEIVAATCLVQESFSIDKPAPKNPFQQHFCVLTKPSDSLFPFDFREKLQKEGKKLRVEMLPNERALMGFLLAKIHKLDPDVIVGHDIFGFDLDLILHRINANKVPHWSKIGRLKRTKMPKLSGPGHRGFADKTAACGRLVCDIKLSAKELIRSRSYDLTELANVILKSKRLELDYDQIRNMYMSSQQLLQLLELTLMDSTYILRILYELNVLPLALQITSICGNVMTRTLLGGRSERNEYLLLHAFTEKNFIVPDKEYKKTVVKEAIDDDEAEDGGKGGKSSGRRKPAYAGGLVLDPKKGFYDKYILLLDFNSLYPSIIQEYNICFTTVSRNAVQQSEKDDEEPIIELPDKDLEPGILPTEIRKLVESRRQVKQLMKGDISNEQYMQYDIRQKALKLTANSMYGCLGFSHSRFFAKPLAALITAKGREILMKTKDLVQSMNLDVIYGDTDSIMINTNCNDIDAVYKVGNKVKSEVNKLYKLLEIDIDGVFKSMLLLKKKKYAALSVSKGPDGKYVEHKELKGLDIVRRDWSDLAKEAGNFVVEQILSGETRETIVENIHSKLMEVGEKVRNGDIPIELYYITKQLTKNPEDYPDKKSLPHVQVALRVNSKGGKKMKAGDTVPYIICADGSTLAASQRAYHPEELAKSNTLTVDTKYYLSQQVHPVVSRLCDPIEGTDAAHLAECLGLDPSGYKHTARYDEEDEALLNGTEISDEEKYRDCERFKFVCPNPLCGREIIVDAAFTGAGEWTECAIGVCPNKECKTKLDEKTPYICNRLRMDIRRHIQKYYQGWLKCEDAACGTVTRRVPLTFQRGHPVCHACHRGLLHPLYTDTMLYTQLCFYEHIFDADKALKSMADGTEKNSAMTKYKNNETAKELYGQLKDLVSGVIRRNAYSEVNLDKLFQSTFQLKARNHQLTG